ttttaagcttaaaaatcatcaaatatgctctcaaaatgaaaattacgtatttttacgtatatttaacgtaagcttaaaaatcatccttcatatgctctcaaaatgaaaattacgtattatttacgtatttttttatctttctatATTCAAGCTTTAGAATCATCctaaagacatccaaaggcaattttcataacttttgttcaatcttaagcttaaaaatcatcaaatatgttttcaaaatgaaaattacgtattttttacgtattttaaacgtaagcttaaaaatcatccttcatatgctctcaaaatgaaaattacgtattattTACGTATTGTTTACGTATTTAAAacgtaagcttaaaaatcatccttcatatgctctcaaaatgaaaattacgtattatttacgtattttaaacgtaagcttaaaaatcatccatTTAAAAGATCCAtttaaaagacatccaaaggcaattttcataacttgtgttcaattttaaacttaaaaatcatcaaatatgctttcaaaatgaaaattacgtaatttttacgtattttaaacgtaagcttaaaaatcatccttcatatgctctcaaaatgaaaattacgtattatttacgtatttttttatctttctatATTCAAGCTTTAGAATCATCctaaagacatccaaaggcaattttcataacttttgttcaattttaagcttaaaaatcatccttcatatgctctcaaaatgaaaattacgtattatttacgtattttaaacgtaagcttaaaaatcatccttcatatgctctcaaaatgaaaattacgtattatttacgtattttttacgtattttaacagtaagcttaaaaatcatctcaaaatgaaaattacgtattttttacgtattttaaacgtaagcttaaaaatcatccatcatatgctttcaaaatgaaaattacgtattgtttacgtattttttatctttctatattcaagcttaagaaccatttaaaagacatccaaaggcaattttcataacttttgttcaatcttaagcttaaaaatcatcaaatatgttttcaaaatgaaaattacgtattttttacgtattttacgtattttttatctttctatattcaagcttaagaatcatttaaaagacatccaaaggcatttttcataacttttgttcaatttcaagcttaaaaatcatcaaatatgctttcaaaatgaaaattacgtattttttacgtattttaaacgtaagcttaaaaatcatccttCATATGCTCTTTTTAAtcgtaaaaaatcatatatgctctcaaaatgaaaattacgtattatttacgtattttttatctttctatATTCAAGCTTTAGAAGATCAtttaaaagacatccaaaggcaattttcataacttgtgttcaattttaagcttaaaaatcatcaaatatgctctcaaaatgaaaattacgtattatttacgtattttttttatctttctatATTCAAGCTTTAGAATCATCCTAAAGACATCCAaagtaacttttgttcaatttcaattttcataacttttgttcaatcttaagcttaaaaatcatcaaatatgttttcaaaatgaaaattacgtattttttacgtattttacgtattttttatctttctatTTTCAAGCTTTAGAATCATCctaaagacatccaaaggcaattttcataacttttgttcaattttaagcttaaaaatcatccttcatatgctctcaaaatgaaaattacgtattttttacgtattttaaacgtaagcttaaaaatcatccttcatatgctctcaaaatgaaaattacgtattatttacgtattttttatctttctatattcaagcttaagaaccatttaaaagacatccaaaggcatttttcataacttttgttcaatttcaagcttaaaaatcatcaaatatgctttcaaaatgaaaattacgtattttttacgtatttaaaacgtaagcttaaaaatcatcaaatatgctctcaaaatgaaaattacgtattatttacgtattttaaacgtaagcttaaaaatcatccttcatatgctctcaaaatgaaaattacgtattatttacgtatttttttcatctatgctcaaaataaaatattcattttttagctTTAGAATTACATCgtattttttatctataaGACTtccaaaatcatttaaaagacatcaattttcataacttttgttcaattttaagcttaaaaatcatcaaatatgctttcaaaatgaaaattacgtattatttacgtatttttttatctttctatattcaagcttaagaaccatttaaaagacatccaaaggcatttttcataacttttgttcaatttcaagcttaaaaatcatcaaatatgctttcaaaatgaaaattacgtattttttacgtattttaaacgtaagcttaaaaatcatccttcatatgctctcaaaatgaaaattacgttttatttacgtattttttatctgtctatattcaagcttaagaaccatttaaaagacatccaaaggcaattttcataacttttgttcaattttaagcttaaaaatcatcaaatatgctttcaaaatgaaaattacgtattatttacgtattttttatctttctatattcaagcttaagaaccatttaaaagacatccaaaggcaattttcataacttttgttcaattttaagcttaaaaatcatcaaatatgctttcaaaatgaaaattacgtagtttttacgtattttaaacgtaagcttaaaaatcatccttcatatgctctcaaaatgaaaattacgtattatttacgtattttttacgtattttaatcgtatgcttaaaaatcatccttCATATGCTCTTCAAATAtgcatgaaaattacgtattatttacgtatttttttatctttctatattcaagcttaagaaccatttaaaagacatccaaaggcatttttcataacttttgttcaatttcaagcttaaaaatcatcaaatatgctttcaaaatgaaaattacgtattatttacgtattttaaacgtaagcttaaaaatcatccttcatatgctctcaaaatgaaaattacgtattatttacgtattttaaacgtaagcttaaaaatcatccttCATATgctcttaaaatgaaaattacgtattttttatctttctatTTTCAAGCTTTAGAATCATCctaaagacatccaaaggcaattttcataacttttgttcaattttaagcttaaaaatcatcaaatatgctttcaaaatgaaaattacgtattatttacgtattttaaacgtaagcttaaaaatcatccttcatatgctctcaaaatgaaaatttaaaaaaatgaaaattttatatttaaaacgtaagcttaaaaatcatcaaatatgctctcaaaatgaaaattacgtattatttacgtattttttacgtattttaaacgtaagcttaaaaatcatccttcatatgctctcaaaatgaaaattacgtattatttacgtattttttacgtattttaatcgtatgcttaaaaatcatccttCATATgctcttaaaatgaaaattacgtattttttatctttctatattcaagcttaagaaccatttaaaagacatccaaaggcaattttcataacttttgttcaatttcaagcttaaaaatcatcaaatatgctttcaaaatgaaaattacgtagtttttacgtattttaaacgtaagcttaaaaatcatccttcatatgctctcaaaatgaaaattacgtattatttacgtattttaaacgtaagcttaaaaatcatccttCATATgctcttaaaatgaaaattacgtattttttatctttctatATTCAAGCTTTAGAATCATCCTAAAGACATCCAAATgcaattttcataacttttgttcaattttaagcttaaaaatcatcaaatatgttttcaaaatgaaaattacgtattttttacgtatgttAAACGTaagcgtattttttacgtatttaaaacgtaagcttaaaaatcatcaaataggctctcaaaatgaaaattacgtattatttacgtattttaaacgtaagcttaaaaatcatccttCATATgctcttaaaatgaaaattacgtattatttacgtattttttatctttctatattcaagcttaagaaccatttaaaagacatccaaaggcatttttcataacttttgttcaatttcaatcaaaaatcaaaaatacatttaaataacattttcgtACTTATGTTTAATTGAAGGGATATAATTTGTTCTattactttcaaaatttatctacattttccgtttcatttgaatatttgaatTCTAATTACggtattaactttttttaggtCAATTGTTGAAGGATACACAACAATTTGGATCTCGATCATTGACAGACGAAGAATTGCTGAGACAACAAGAGGAgttcattacaaaaaatttgatgcatGTCGAAAAAAGAAGACATGAATCTCCTCCATCTCGTCTACGATCTCGTTCAAGATCTCCAAGATCACGTTCTCGAAGCTATTCTCCTCAAAGAAGTCATCGCAGAAGTCGTGAAAAGGATTGGAGACCGTATAACAATAAGCGTAATTGGCGACGAAATAATGATGATTGGAACAAAAGACGTCGAATCGAAGATAAAGAAAAAGATGagaatgtaagtttttttttattgtcaagaAAAAGCTACACAAACTTATGATGAACCTCACTTTTTAGCCGGATGATGATGAGGAAACACGGGAATATAGGAGAAAAGTTGCCGAACAAAAAGCGCTTCGTGAAAAAATGTTACGAGATAAAGagcgaagaagaagagaacTTGCAGAAGAAAATAAACGACAATTGCAAGAAGAAGAGGTAACTTTTTTATCTTCttagaaattataaatttttgcttttattacaTAGATACATATTTATCAATGTTGCaggaaaaacgaaagaaagaagaGCCTGTCTTGAAGTGCAAACCTGTTGTGgttacaaagaaaattatttccctGAAAGCTATCAAGAGCAGTGGCTCGGATAATGAAGACAGAAAGTTATCGCAAGATTCAGGTCTTTCATCAAGTGGTAATGGCAAAAATATGTCATTCAACAAAATGTTCTCTGAAGACGATGATGTAAAGACAATGGCTGTCGTCAAACCTATCCAAAGTTTACAAACTACAAAGAAACCCGTTATTGATGGCATTGATGAAAAACTTGAGGCTGAATTGCTTGAAGAATCAAGAACGCCATCGCCTCCGCCGCCTGCTTTATTAAACTCCAATCGTCGTGTCATTATAAAATCTAAGCCTAAAGTAGAAGAAACTGTCACAGAGGATGCTACATCTaaaaaacgtatttttgatcgattggATCGTAAATCATCGGCTATAGGAATTGATTCATTGGCAAAACGTAAGATACAAAGGCTTGTATCTGACAAGTCAaagtaaaaagataaaaactgTCTTTAGGTAAAATTActctttttattacatttgatcatctaaatttttttatagaaagacTCAGATCGTTAAAAGagtcataattatttaaatttatttttgaacattcaaAGCTCTAATCTCACACATTTGAACATTTGGTGTAAATACCCTCGAAAACTCCTTCACTTTTtatgaaacataaaaatttgtccatCGATCTCAATATAATTTACAAAGGCAattcttttttcattgttatatttttttttttaaccttcaagagaaaaaattgttttcattcGTTATCACAAcatgaaaacaaaataaattaaaggaaaatgtcttgcatttttgttgtcaatctgtataagttttttcttgtttttatttattaaacgaaTGCGTATTGACTCACTATaagattcattttaattatagtTTAAGTTTTGactgtaaaattaattgtatttttctgTTTGTACGCGACTTTTACCTTTAACATAAATCATGTTTGTCATTAAGTAAATAGTCTTAAGAATAAAGTTACTAAActtattaagaataaaaaaagatttatgtaGCTTactgaaaaatgaaacttCTACTTAAAGGGAAAAAAgctttttaggaaaaaaaagtatttagtaCAAAAAGATGAGGAAATATCATCTGAAGAGTTGTTCTTTGCTCTTGATACGGAATCgcatttttatccaatttacTATTGCTATCTGTGATAATTTAAGAAGTCCGGTGAACATGGATATACAAAACATATTCAAGCGCACAACagaactgaagaaaaaaaaataaagctcgtttttttattaaaaataatttggttttatttctttaatgtaCTTCTTTTGTATGAATAGTCTCGAGATGGGTATACTTCATCGATAGTTTTTTGCccaaatttaactaaatttatcgATAGCATGTCAGCTGTTGACCCATCTGTTGGTTCTTGCAGTACATCAAAGTCAACCCATATAGCATCTCCTGAAAAATGATAGTCCAATTCAATGTAATACAGAAGGAGACTTAATATTTGTGcctttgttgcatttttgcatttttcatctttagcaatgagctttaatttttcctctaTTCGCACTGTTGGATAAAGAAGTATGTAAATGTGTTTATAAATATCGTCCTTTgtgaaattaagttttaacaaaaattctaaattatgtTTCATCACTGATAAGGGCACACAATTCCATCGAGGATGCCTAACGAATTTATCTCGTATTTCCTTTTCGGGCTTTTGAAAATGACGCACAATAAATAGCACAATATCAAGCCCGCTAGTTTTGTCGGCACCTTCTCTCGTATgtcgttcaaaaattgaattggatGTCGACAGAACATTCAAAGAGATACATTTGAACTTTAATTGTTTCAGATACTCCATTCTGGCTTTTGCTTTGGTTTGGAACATGACGAGTTTTAAAACGCGCGGATGATCACTCAATATCTCAAAATCTGGGAGAGTTTTCAATTCCGTAAGGCGTCTTTCGATCGTTTGGGGTGACAGAGTCACGATATCTAAACAGTGCTTTATGTGTTCatgattaatattaaatttttgaagaacacTCAGTGTTGCAGAAATTGAATCTGGATTCACCATACAAACTTTTGGTCGTTTTATGAGGAATTCTTTCGTCGGTATTCCGCCTATCGTGTCAAATCGtctcaaaatttccttaagaTTTTCTGGATTGCCATGCAACACAAAGGCATGGTTCTTTATTATGTCATTGGTATACCCCAATTCGTCTTTTAGAAGTTTTACCATTTCCAAAATAGAAGCGCCGCTTTTGTGTTTGATCCGATTATATGATTCCCAATGATTTTGTACATCGGTATCgttgaaattcaaaactcGACGCAAATATTCCTCGAGAATAGACTTGCGTGCAGCTAAAAGTGTTGCTTTGTAGTCAATGCATAAGGCAGAAGGTTCAAGTTCGAAAGACGCAAGAAGAGATGCCGGTATATCCTTATCAGCATCAACCCAATCGTATAGCTTGAAAACTTCCAAGCTTTGTTTACATATTGAAAGGTATTTTTGTATATGATGAAAGTGAATGTTGCCTTTTCTGAATCCAGCTTCCAATAGTATTTGTGTTCGGTTTTGTAATGTTGTCGGATGGAGGTTCAAAACTGAAGGGTACCTCTTGATGTCTTCGACAGAGACGTTCATTGAAACAAGCATATTGAACGTATGTGTGGCATTGATTGGATCGAGACACTGCAAAGCTGGATGTCTCTTAACAAACTTGGAAGCTGTATCTCTGCTGTTTATGCCTGATGAGGAGAAAAAGAGATGAGAAAAGCATGTTTGtaaaaacgtattttttttcttacctaacAATTCCATACAGAGcttaattgatgattttttattcgctTCAGACTTTTCCTCTGTCACAAAATCAGTCGAGAACCTCCGGTATCTTAAGCTCTTGGGAGTCACaaaacattttacattttgcaTTTTGCAAGGTAAACAGTAGAATTTGCCTTTTGTTAATTCGATTTTGtctgtcaaattttgtctcaaacttttcattttttgctggAACTTTTTGAGGGAACTTTGAGGGACAATGTGTGATCTCGataaatggattgaaattgcGAAAACATGCAAATATTTGCCGGAGAACGATTGGAAGCGGTTGTGTGATTTGGTGTGTGATTTGTTGCTTGAAGAGTCAAACATTCAACCAGTGAGCAGTCCTGTAACTGTGTGCGGAGACATTCATGGTCAAGTAagtgttggatttttttaatcaaaagtcTCTTTGTATCttatatctaatttttttgcagttttatgATTTGGAGGAGCTGTTTCGCACAGGCGGTCAAGTTCCCGACACAAATTACATATTTATGGGAGACTTTGTCGATCGCGGATACTATAGTTTGGAAACATTAACAAGACTGTTGACTCTGAAAGCTCGATATCCAGAGAGAATCATTTTGCTACGTGGAAATCATGAATCGAGACAAATTACCAAAGTATATGGGTTTTACGACGAGTGCCTAACGAAATACGGAAACATTAATCCTTGGAAATATGCGTGTCGAGTCTTTGATCTGCTTACCATCGCTGCTCTCGTTGACAATGACATATTGTGTGTACACGGCGGATTGTCGCCCGATATCAAGACCCTCGATCAAATCCGTACAATCGATCGAAACCAAGAAATTCCTCACAAAGGTGCATTCTGTGATCTCGTATGGTCCGATCCAGAGGATTTAGATACATGGGCAGAGAGTCCTCGAGGAGCTGGTTGGCTTTTTGGATCTCTCGTAACGAACGACTTTATGGAAATTAATCAGTTGAACCTCATTTGTCGCGCACATCAATTGGTTCACGAAGGAATTAAATACATGTTTGGACAAAAGTTAGTTACAGTTTGGTCAGCTCCTAATTATTGCTATCGCTGTGGAAATGTCGCAGCAATACTCAATCTCACCGAAAGCAAAGAACGCGAAGTCAAGACATTTAATGCTGTGCCCGATAATGAGAGAGTAATTCCGCCACAGAGGATTACCCCGtactttttgtaaaatcttTCATCTTCAAAAACTTGAACAATGTTGAGCACAGCTATATGCAAAatcttcttttattaaatttaaatagtgaaataaaataaaaatcatgttcAATGggatattaattgaaattcatttaaagaGACTCAATGCGAGTCTTTTATGGCAAAGGCTCATTTTTTGGCTCTGATTTAACGGATTATTTTCGGATTATTTTCAAGTAAGTCGACAGTCATTCATGAGTTGATTGtcgcacaaaatttttgacaagaaaaaaaaatga
The sequence above is drawn from the Culicoides brevitarsis isolate CSIRO-B50_1 chromosome 1, AGI_CSIRO_Cbre_v1, whole genome shotgun sequence genome and encodes:
- the LOC134827764 gene encoding transcription termination factor 5, mitochondrial, coding for MQNVKCFVTPKSLRYRRFSTDFVTEEKSEANKKSSIKLCMELLGINSRDTASKFVKRHPALQCLDPINATHTFNMLVSMNVSVEDIKRYPSVLNLHPTTLQNRTQILLEAGFRKGNIHFHHIQKYLSICKQSLEVFKLYDWVDADKDIPASLLASFELEPSALCIDYKATLLAARKSILEEYLRRVLNFNDTDVQNHWESYNRIKHKSGASILEMVKLLKDELGYTNDIIKNHAFVLHGNPENLKEILRRFDTIGGIPTKEFLIKRPKVCMVNPDSISATLSVLQKFNINHEHIKHCLDIVTLSPQTIERRLTELKTLPDFEILSDHPRVLKLVMFQTKAKARMEYLKQLKFKCISLNVLSTSNSIFERHTREGADKTSGLDIVLFIVRHFQKPEKEIRDKFVRHPRWNCVPLSVMKHNLEFLLKLNFTKDDIYKHIYILLYPTVRIEEKLKLIAKDEKCKNATKAQILSLLLYYIELDYHFSGDAIWVDFDVLQEPTDGSTADMLSINLVKFGQKTIDEVYPSRDYSYKRSTLKK
- the LOC134827765 gene encoding serine/threonine-protein phosphatase 6 catalytic subunit, whose amino-acid sequence is MCDLDKWIEIAKTCKYLPENDWKRLCDLVCDLLLEESNIQPVSSPVTVCGDIHGQFYDLEELFRTGGQVPDTNYIFMGDFVDRGYYSLETLTRLLTLKARYPERIILLRGNHESRQITKVYGFYDECLTKYGNINPWKYACRVFDLLTIAALVDNDILCVHGGLSPDIKTLDQIRTIDRNQEIPHKGAFCDLVWSDPEDLDTWAESPRGAGWLFGSLVTNDFMEINQLNLICRAHQLVHEGIKYMFGQKLVTVWSAPNYCYRCGNVAAILNLTESKEREVKTFNAVPDNERVIPPQRITPYFL